The following proteins are co-located in the Mesorhizobium australicum WSM2073 genome:
- a CDS encoding DUF445 domain-containing protein, which produces MAQSDQSLAPVRFDADAGAKLSALRRTKFVATAALALCVVVFALAKSFQSSYPWLGFVAAFAEAATIGGLADWYAVVALFKRPLGLPIPHTAIIPKNQDRIADNLGRFIEANFLAPEPVREKLAEVDFSALVADWLADAERAAGLSRFVVRLVPQTLAAVEQSGLRGFVTSRMLEQIEKVPLAPLAAELLSALTDDRRHQKLFDEFIKVIGRFLNDEQALATMRDKIREELPSLFNLFRADAYLLKKIVASAGSLLDEVRADPDHPMRAEFDRFAQSFVERLRTSKQYARRAEKMKRDFLARPEIRALAGDMWESLSLFIEQDAKAPNSLIREHLANMFVEVGRHLAGDAQIRADMNQGFVVALASFVESQKSGVSKFIADQVKRWDLAQLTRLIEMNIGRDLQYIRFNGMIIGGLAGIILYTIELLLPVN; this is translated from the coding sequence ATGGCTCAATCGGACCAATCCCTGGCGCCAGTGCGGTTCGATGCCGACGCGGGCGCCAAGCTTTCCGCGTTGCGGCGGACAAAGTTCGTCGCCACGGCGGCATTGGCACTCTGCGTGGTGGTCTTTGCCTTGGCCAAGTCCTTCCAGAGCAGCTATCCATGGCTCGGCTTCGTCGCCGCCTTCGCCGAGGCGGCAACGATCGGCGGCCTTGCCGACTGGTACGCGGTGGTGGCGCTGTTCAAACGGCCGCTCGGGTTGCCCATCCCGCACACCGCCATCATCCCGAAAAACCAGGACCGTATCGCCGACAATCTCGGCCGTTTCATCGAGGCCAATTTCCTGGCGCCGGAACCGGTGCGTGAAAAACTCGCCGAGGTCGATTTTTCGGCGCTCGTGGCCGACTGGCTGGCCGATGCCGAACGCGCCGCCGGCCTGTCGCGCTTCGTCGTGCGGCTGGTGCCGCAGACGCTTGCCGCCGTCGAACAATCCGGTCTGCGCGGCTTCGTCACCAGCCGCATGCTCGAACAGATCGAAAAGGTGCCGCTGGCGCCACTTGCGGCCGAACTTCTGTCCGCGCTCACCGACGACCGCCGCCACCAGAAGCTGTTCGACGAGTTCATCAAGGTCATCGGCCGGTTCCTCAACGACGAACAGGCGCTGGCGACGATGCGCGACAAGATCCGCGAGGAACTCCCGTCGCTATTCAACCTGTTCCGGGCCGACGCCTATCTCCTGAAGAAGATCGTCGCTTCGGCTGGCTCCTTGCTGGACGAGGTGCGTGCCGATCCAGATCACCCGATGCGCGCCGAATTCGACCGTTTCGCGCAAAGTTTCGTCGAGCGGCTGCGCACGTCCAAGCAATATGCCAGGCGAGCGGAGAAAATGAAGCGCGACTTCCTCGCCAGACCGGAAATCAGGGCGCTGGCCGGCGACATGTGGGAGAGCCTCAGCCTGTTCATCGAGCAGGACGCCAAGGCGCCGAATTCGTTGATCAGGGAGCATCTGGCCAACATGTTTGTCGAAGTCGGCCGCCATCTTGCCGGAGACGCGCAGATCCGGGCCGACATGAACCAAGGCTTCGTGGTGGCGCTGGCCTCCTTCGTCGAAAGCCAGAAGAGCGGTGTGTCGAAATTCATCGCCGACCAGGTCAAGCGCTGGGACCTGGCCCAACTGACACGCCTGATCGAGATGAACATTGGCAGGGACCTGCAATATATCCGCTTCAACGGCATGATCATCGGTGGGCTGGCGGGCATCATACTTTACACGATCGAGTTGCTGCTCCCGGTCAATTGA
- a CDS encoding heme/hemin ABC transporter substrate-binding protein — MRFVSRPSALRGSRVGYAIGLSMAFAALQPAGATEGVSVFADPSKIAAIGGSITEIVYALGEERHLVARDSTSLYPKAALDLPDVGYMRQLSPEGVLSVNPTGILALHGSGPKEAVDVLKKTSIPLIEVPEQYNREGILQKVRIVGKAIGVEAKAEVLARALDAKLTAAEKRTASIKERRRVLFILSTQGGKILAAGSETAADGMVKLAGGVNAVEGFSGYKQMSDEAIITARPDVILMMSNAGPPVSDDEVFGNPSIASTPAGTARKLIRIDGAYLLGFGPRTADAIHDLAVSLYGAQVTD; from the coding sequence ATGCGGTTTGTTTCGAGGCCGTCCGCCCTGCGCGGATCGAGGGTCGGTTATGCAATCGGCCTTTCCATGGCTTTCGCCGCGCTGCAACCAGCCGGCGCCACCGAAGGCGTTTCGGTGTTCGCCGATCCTTCGAAGATCGCCGCTATTGGCGGCTCCATCACCGAGATCGTCTATGCGCTGGGCGAGGAGAGGCATCTGGTGGCGCGCGATTCCACCAGCCTCTATCCAAAGGCCGCGCTCGACCTGCCTGATGTCGGTTACATGCGCCAGCTGTCGCCGGAAGGCGTCTTGTCGGTCAATCCGACGGGCATACTGGCATTGCACGGCAGCGGTCCCAAGGAAGCCGTCGACGTGCTGAAGAAGACGAGCATTCCGTTGATAGAAGTGCCCGAGCAGTACAACCGCGAAGGCATCCTCCAGAAGGTCCGCATTGTCGGCAAGGCGATCGGGGTCGAGGCCAAGGCCGAGGTGCTGGCCAGGGCGCTCGATGCGAAACTCACAGCCGCCGAAAAGCGGACAGCCTCGATCAAGGAGCGCAGGCGCGTGCTGTTCATTCTCTCGACGCAGGGTGGCAAGATCCTGGCGGCCGGCAGCGAAACCGCGGCCGACGGCATGGTCAAGCTGGCGGGCGGGGTCAATGCGGTGGAAGGCTTTTCCGGCTACAAGCAAATGTCGGACGAAGCGATCATCACCGCAAGGCCGGACGTGATCCTGATGATGAGCAATGCCGGGCCGCCGGTCTCGGACGACGAAGTGTTCGGCAATCCATCCATCGCCTCAACGCCGGCCGGAACGGCGCGCAAGCTGATCCGCATCGATGGCGCCTATCTACTCGGCTTCGGGCCGCGCACGGCCGACGCGATCCATGATCTCGCCGTTTCGCTTTATGGCGCACAGGTCACGGACTGA
- the rirA gene encoding iron-responsive transcriptional regulator RirA yields the protein MRLTRQTNYAMRILMYCAANNDRLSRIPEIAAAYSVSELFLFKILQPLVENGMVETVRGRNGGVRLGRAAESISLFDVVRVTEESFAMAECFENDAAECPLVDSCALNSALREALNAFFAVLARYTIADLVAARPNVRALLGIDMLMERRAPAA from the coding sequence ATGCGGCTTACGCGCCAAACCAACTATGCCATGCGCATTCTGATGTATTGCGCCGCCAACAATGACCGGTTGAGCCGCATACCGGAGATCGCGGCCGCCTATTCGGTGTCGGAACTGTTCCTGTTCAAAATCCTGCAGCCTCTGGTCGAGAATGGCATGGTCGAGACTGTGCGCGGCCGGAACGGAGGGGTACGGCTCGGCCGTGCCGCCGAATCGATAAGCCTGTTCGACGTTGTGCGCGTGACCGAGGAAAGTTTTGCCATGGCGGAGTGCTTCGAGAACGATGCCGCCGAATGTCCCCTGGTCGACAGCTGCGCGCTGAACTCCGCATTGCGCGAAGCGCTCAACGCCTTCTTCGCCGTGCTTGCCCGTTACACGATCGCCGACCTCGTGGCGGCACGGCCGAATGTGCGCGCCCTGCTCGGCATCGACATGCTGATGGAGCGCCGCGCCCCAGCGGCCTGA
- a CDS encoding phasin family protein — protein sequence MARQSESDSFMEMFGRFGRDLKVPNVDVEAILAHHRKNLEALEKSARAGAAGTSSLLSRQREMLQDTLREIADMAQSYRAPGNPQELMAKQTEFARKSFEVALKNAGEVAELARKSGTESIDILRARIKEAMEEVRAGYGQK from the coding sequence ATGGCCAGACAATCGGAATCCGATTCCTTCATGGAAATGTTCGGCAGGTTCGGCCGTGACCTGAAGGTGCCGAATGTGGATGTCGAAGCGATTCTTGCGCATCACCGCAAGAATCTCGAAGCCTTGGAGAAATCCGCGCGTGCCGGGGCGGCTGGGACGTCCTCGCTGTTGTCTAGGCAACGCGAAATGCTGCAGGACACGCTGCGCGAAATCGCCGACATGGCGCAGAGCTACCGCGCACCGGGCAATCCGCAGGAGTTGATGGCCAAGCAGACCGAGTTTGCCAGAAAATCCTTCGAGGTGGCGCTCAAGAACGCCGGTGAAGTGGCTGAGCTAGCCAGGAAATCAGGCACCGAATCGATCGACATCCTGCGCGCACGCATCAAGGAGGCGATGGAGGAGGTCCGCGCCGGTTACGGGCAGAAGTAG
- the hemP gene encoding hemin uptake protein HemP, producing the protein MNTHNPNEFRYRVRRSDDTSTRFDRVSLAVRTLSSNTLFQGEHEIGIEHHGALYRLKITRQGKLILNK; encoded by the coding sequence ATGAACACGCACAATCCCAACGAGTTTCGCTATCGCGTCCGCCGTTCCGACGATACCTCCACCCGTTTCGATCGGGTCTCGCTGGCGGTGCGGACGCTGTCCAGCAACACGCTGTTCCAGGGCGAGCACGAAATCGGAATCGAGCATCATGGCGCGCTCTACCGGCTGAAGATCACCCGCCAGGGCAAGCTCATTCTCAACAAGTAA
- a CDS encoding heme ABC transporter ATP-binding protein: MIEARDVSVDIAGKRIVAGVDFDARPGEVAAIVGPNGSGKTTFLRALSGDLGYTGSVVLNGRDLAAMKPVEVAVQRAVLPQATTLSFPFTVREVVRLGLVGGRSGVLPGEDGRLPERALARVDLDGFAGRFYQELSGGEQQRVQLARVLCQVWAPVLDGKPRYLFLDEPVSSLDIKHQLIIMNIARDFARRGGGVVAILHDLNLTAMYADRIFVIHRGRLAASGLPRDVLSDDLIEKVFDCRLKVGVLPAGNMPFVLPQSSVS; this comes from the coding sequence ATGATCGAGGCGAGGGATGTTTCGGTCGATATTGCCGGCAAGAGAATTGTTGCCGGTGTCGATTTCGATGCGCGGCCGGGCGAGGTGGCCGCAATCGTCGGCCCCAATGGTTCGGGCAAGACGACCTTCCTGAGGGCATTGTCGGGGGACCTCGGCTATACCGGGAGCGTCGTCCTCAACGGCCGCGACCTCGCAGCGATGAAGCCGGTGGAGGTCGCCGTCCAGCGGGCTGTGTTGCCGCAGGCGACGACGCTGTCGTTTCCTTTCACTGTGCGGGAGGTCGTCAGGCTTGGCCTGGTCGGTGGCCGTTCGGGCGTGCTGCCGGGCGAGGACGGACGCCTGCCGGAACGGGCGCTGGCGCGGGTCGATCTCGACGGCTTTGCCGGCCGCTTCTACCAGGAGCTTTCCGGTGGCGAGCAGCAGCGTGTCCAGCTTGCGCGCGTGCTGTGCCAGGTCTGGGCGCCGGTGCTCGACGGCAAGCCGCGCTATCTGTTCCTTGACGAGCCGGTGTCCAGCCTCGACATCAAGCACCAGCTGATCATCATGAACATCGCCCGCGACTTCGCCAGAAGGGGCGGGGGCGTGGTAGCGATCCTGCACGACCTCAATCTGACGGCCATGTACGCTGACCGCATCTTCGTGATACATCGCGGCCGGCTGGCCGCCAGCGGCTTGCCCCGCGACGTGCTGAGTGACGACCTGATCGAGAAGGTGTTCGATTGCCGGCTCAAGGTCGGCGTGCTGCCGGCCGGCAACATGCCGTTCGTGCTCCCGCAATCGTCGGTCAGCTGA
- a CDS encoding hemin-degrading factor, whose product MDQRVKPAPHEIRRARTDNPKARERDLAAQLGISEAELVAAHCGDGVVRVEPRVNDLLTGLEAVGEVMALTRNESAVHEKIGVYDKVVTGNHNAMVLGENIDLRIFPKIWAHGFAVEKRDGDDIRRSLQFFDAAGDAVHKVHLRPASSLHAYQKLVASLESPNQEPTIDISGTVLDEESEAGASTASLDDLRDRWSRLTDVHQFFGMLKTLKLSRRQAVRMVGQDYAWLLDNDAVRAMFHHAAESEMPIMCFVGNRGCIQIHSGPIKSIKPMGPWINVLDETFHLHLRTDHIHEVWAVRKPTKDGHVTSLEVYAANGDMIIQFFGKRHEGESEREDWRFLAEHLPRIPNPTAA is encoded by the coding sequence ATGGACCAGCGCGTAAAACCCGCTCCGCATGAAATCCGGCGGGCCCGGACCGACAATCCGAAAGCGCGCGAGCGTGACCTCGCCGCCCAGCTCGGCATTTCGGAGGCCGAGCTGGTGGCCGCGCATTGCGGCGACGGCGTCGTCCGCGTCGAACCGCGCGTCAACGACCTTCTGACCGGTCTCGAGGCCGTTGGCGAGGTGATGGCGCTGACCCGCAACGAAAGCGCCGTGCACGAGAAGATCGGCGTCTATGACAAGGTCGTCACCGGCAATCACAATGCCATGGTGCTCGGCGAGAACATCGACCTGCGCATTTTTCCGAAAATCTGGGCGCATGGCTTTGCCGTGGAGAAGCGCGACGGCGACGACATCCGCCGCAGCCTGCAGTTCTTCGATGCGGCCGGCGACGCGGTGCACAAGGTGCATCTGCGCCCGGCCTCCAGCCTCCATGCCTACCAGAAACTGGTCGCCTCGCTGGAATCGCCGAACCAGGAGCCGACGATCGACATTTCAGGGACGGTTCTCGATGAGGAAAGCGAGGCCGGGGCATCGACGGCGAGCCTGGACGACCTGCGTGATCGCTGGAGCCGGCTGACGGACGTGCACCAGTTCTTCGGCATGCTGAAAACGCTGAAGCTCAGCCGCCGCCAGGCAGTGCGCATGGTTGGCCAGGACTACGCCTGGCTGCTCGACAATGACGCGGTGCGCGCCATGTTCCATCACGCCGCCGAAAGCGAGATGCCGATCATGTGCTTCGTGGGCAACCGCGGCTGCATCCAGATCCACTCCGGGCCGATCAAATCGATCAAGCCCATGGGGCCGTGGATCAACGTGCTCGACGAGACCTTCCACCTGCACCTGCGCACCGACCACATCCATGAAGTCTGGGCGGTGCGCAAGCCGACCAAGGACGGCCATGTCACATCGCTCGAGGTCTATGCCGCCAATGGCGACATGATCATCCAGTTCTTCGGCAAGCGCCATGAAGGCGAAAGCGAGCGCGAGGACTGGCGTTTTCTGGCCGAGCACCTGCCGCGCATTCCGAACCCGACGGCAGCCTGA
- a CDS encoding FecCD family ABC transporter permease, protein MADQSIAGPAKPIRASEGDRSGRARAVILLLCLGLAIAILLSLTSGASDASAVTVFRDWLFGSVPGDAALNARDSLIVHDIRMPRVILGMLVGAALAVCGAVMQGLFRNPLAEPGLIGVSAGSSLGAVVIIVLGGTVLAPVTALLGTLALPLAAFVGGLVTTLALYQVATRRGQTSVATMLLAGIALAALAMALTGILIFMADDRQLRDLTFWSLGSLGGATWAKIASVGPIIVLALAAMPFLARGLNALALGEATAGHLGIPVQRLKYTAIIGVSAAVGASVAVSGGIGFVGIVVPHLLRLLIGPDNRYLLPASALLGASLLLLADAVARTIVAPAELPIGIVTAISGAPFFLWILLRRRGVIDL, encoded by the coding sequence ATGGCCGACCAGTCGATCGCCGGTCCGGCGAAGCCGATTAGGGCATCCGAAGGGGATCGTTCCGGCCGCGCCCGTGCCGTCATCCTTCTGCTGTGCCTGGGCTTGGCGATCGCCATCTTGCTTTCGCTCACATCCGGCGCATCGGATGCATCCGCCGTGACCGTCTTCAGGGATTGGCTCTTTGGCTCCGTCCCCGGCGATGCGGCGCTCAACGCCCGCGACAGCTTGATCGTCCATGACATCCGCATGCCACGCGTCATCCTCGGCATGTTGGTGGGTGCGGCGCTCGCGGTTTGTGGCGCCGTCATGCAAGGACTGTTCCGCAATCCGCTCGCCGAACCCGGTCTGATCGGCGTTTCCGCAGGATCCAGCCTTGGCGCGGTGGTCATCATCGTTCTTGGCGGGACCGTGCTGGCGCCGGTGACCGCCTTGCTCGGAACGCTGGCGCTGCCGCTTGCGGCGTTCGTCGGCGGTCTCGTCACCACATTGGCGCTCTATCAGGTCGCCACGCGACGTGGGCAAACCTCGGTCGCCACCATGCTGCTCGCGGGCATAGCCCTGGCGGCACTTGCCATGGCGCTGACCGGAATCCTCATATTCATGGCCGACGATCGCCAGCTGCGCGACCTGACCTTCTGGTCACTGGGATCGCTCGGCGGTGCGACATGGGCCAAGATAGCTTCCGTAGGACCCATAATCGTCCTGGCACTGGCGGCGATGCCGTTCCTGGCCCGCGGCCTTAACGCGCTGGCGCTGGGCGAAGCGACCGCCGGCCATCTCGGCATTCCGGTGCAGCGGCTGAAATACACCGCCATTATCGGCGTTTCGGCGGCGGTCGGCGCCTCCGTCGCCGTCAGCGGCGGCATCGGCTTCGTCGGCATCGTCGTGCCGCATCTGCTGCGACTGCTGATCGGACCCGACAATCGTTACCTGCTGCCGGCCTCGGCGCTGCTCGGCGCCTCGTTGTTGCTGCTCGCCGATGCGGTCGCCCGCACCATCGTGGCGCCGGCCGAGCTGCCGATCGGCATCGTCACCGCGATATCAGGCGCGCCGTTCTTCCTGTGGATATTGCTGCGCAGGCGCGGCGTGATCGATTTGTGA